CTTGGTCTGCGCCAAATTGTTCCGGAAACTTTGAGCGTATGGTTGTCTCTCTTTCACGATATGCGGTTCGTTGGTTAgagattttctaattttaatatgtcTATAAATAGCTCGTGCAATCAGCACGTTCAAGATAATGATCACCGTGAACGGTATAGCAAACGTTAATACCGTGTCAATTACGTTGTAAACAATCGCCCAAGATTCCAGTCCTTCCGCCAAATGGCACTCGGTtacgtttcctttttcattaGACTCTAATCGCGGCGCTGAAAACCATAAAACCGGACTACACAGTATAAGTCCCAATATGGTCAATATAGCGACTGCCAATTTTGCTCTAGTCACTGTACACATTGACTGACGATACAGTGGATATTCCACGGCAATAAACCTCTCGATGGTGAATGCCACCACGAGCCAAATGCTCATGAAACTGCAAAGAGTCGTTAAGTAGATGAAAAATTGGCAGAAACCTGGCTTATTGAACAGACCAACCTCTACCATATTTAGCCAAACCACGAAAACGGATACCAGAAAACCGGTATCGCTTATGGCTAATGCACCGAGGTAAATGCTCGAAGAATACTGGCAGAGTTTCGTTCCAAAAAACACGATTACCGAAAGGCAATTCCCCAGTGAACCGAAGTAGACTAGAATCGGGGTGTAATATAATTGGACGCTACGTAATATGTTTTCCGTTAAGTCGAGCTCCACGAGGTCTCTTTGCACGTGTACCATTTTCGCAAGATGATTTTAAACAAGGGAGAGTGATCGATCTTGATCGTATGCAGGATGCGTTCGCAATGACGCGTGACgctcgaaaatatatttatgttttcgtTTTTCATCAATTGACATCCCACAGATGCGAATACATTTTCGtgtgatttatattttccacgtGCAGCATATTGGactcgatatttttctaatcgtctttcagaagaatatttagtaatactattttaaataaagaaatgacgcgataataattgtttggaaatttcatttggaagaaaatcactgaattttctaaaattaattttttatgaatcaGGATTGTAACGCTGAGTattctcttatattttatcattatcgtAAAATAGTGGTCCTCTTAATTGCTTCGTAGCACCAACATGTTTTTAATTCATCAGAGAGATTCAACGACTTTTTCAGTTGTTATGCTTTTCCAGTCTTTGATTTAAGCAGATGAATTCTTTCTTAGCTTTTAGAAGCAATCTATTCGATTCCATATCGCGAATAGGAACGTACGGTATTTGTTTAACGTTCTACGAAAAACTGTATTGGAGTGTTGCCAAATTCTCTTGACGTCTTCAAAGGTTCACGAAGAAGTGCATGTCACTCGCGTACGATTCGCTATAATTTCAAGTTAGAAAATTCAGCGTAAGTTTAAATTATCATtcattaaacgaaatattcaatttccaGCATTAAAACTTCTCACATAAGTTATGGTAAATAGAATTGAATGATACCGAAACGTTTCAATCCTTTGAactaacatattttattttattttattttagcttATTTTACAGCACAATTtttgctttaattaattcagtGCTTTTTCCACTATACTGCAGTGAAAAGTGCGCGcacaatttatttgtttataattttaataagttatattcgttattattatgttcaGTTTCAAGAAATCTTATGAATAGGAACACTATCTTAAatgcttctttttatttttatagcttTTTTACACGTATTATTGGTactaaaaatgtttatcgatGACAGATGCTTTGAggaattgtttatttaaaaaaagacttTTCTGGATAACGGACGGGAAAGTTAAGTAGTATACATCGAGATGCCAGCTCGACTATTTCTGCATGGTGCATCGGCAACCGTTCCTGATAAAGTCCAATCCAGCTTCTGCGCACCAAACCGATATATGAATTCTTACATGTTACGTGGAACACTTTGCAAAAagataacatatttattatcaaatgcAAGTCATATGATATTAGATATTGTATAACTTCTACCGACactatcattaaaaaatgttactctATTTGCTAATTATAATGCGTGTAGATTTACACTTATCTTCCtgcaattataatataattataataatacaatttaatatataatataatatcttataatataataaataatgtaattataatgtaatatttgaatttctaaattgtattaattctCTAAGGAAtacttttttctaaatatgatTGAAAAGCTAGCTAGTTTTTCCTTCACGTCCTTTAATTAAtcagttttaatattcaaaaagaTTCCACattgttttgaaatatgtGGTTTTAAAGATTGtggaatatatttcatatgtatcttttattctcataaagtttaaaattggCTCCTCTTATTGGTTTCATTAAAAGCATCTCTTAGTTTTATTCGCTTCCTTAACGCAATAAAACTGTATTGAACATTAATTATACGCTTCCCCATCAATTTCAGAGTTATTTTGACGCGAAGCACTGTCCTTAATAATTCCACCGATACTTGCTTTAGGTCAGGATGACCCTGTTGGCGGCTCATCAACTACAGCTACTTCTGCACCAGGACAACAAAGTAATCCCATCGGCGGAATGTCCTCGAACGGTACAATTAGGGGTGGCACTCTTGATGTACTTCTATCGACTACATATTGTCGCAATCAAATGTATCTTTCTCGTCAACTTGCTCAACTTCATCCGGAGCTGACGATGCCAATGTTCAGCGGtaagtttctttttcattgtaacaaaaatgattttgCAGCTTCagtttaacaaaaaattcagATGTTTTTTAATAAGCATTTCAGAAGGAAATATTGACTATGGATACACAGTTTAAAAAGAACCATCATGCTATTTATACTCTTTtggaataatttgttattttaattaacggtTTAATCAGTTGCCAGACTAAGTCTTttgatattcattttcaattgttATTGTAAGatatgagaaaaagaaacgagattaCTATATCTTTATCCATTATAGTTTGTATCATTTATATCTTACATTATAGTCATGTTGATTGCCCTGTGTAACATATactcgtattttatataaacttatTGATACAAATTGGATGATGCATCgatatgatattatttatagcgtttattttcgcaattatttctcttattttccgTATCAATGTGAATTTGTAAGTTTAgtattttctcattatttacgaaataacgattGGTACAAGATGATGATTGTTATTGATCattgcaatataatttttaggaTCTAcatttatcataataataaacaaaatgcGTTCGTTTCTGTTTCTCAGTGTTTATTGTGTACAACATTTTAGGCAGAAGTCCATTAGACAGCTCAAGCCTTCTGCTAGCAGACAGCTAGAAATAATTCATCCATTTATAACTCAGCCTAATACCTCTTTCTCTAgtttactttgtatatttgtacagAAAATATACGTTGTCGTACTGGTTTTGATTAGCATTTCCAATGaacaatgataaataatattatcgaatGGATTCCGAACGATACTTTACACGTTCGAATGTAATCTCTTTTGTTTGATCACGTTTtctgtgtatacatatatacttaataaaaagcaaaaacaGAAATGCTTTCTTTCTGCACTTCACTTGGCAACATACCTATCAAATAATGCATTGAAGTAATTGTTAAGGACATTTATATTACGAATTTAGTACATGGTTCTTTCAACAGTATACTTTGATTATgcgttaattaaaagtaattatatgttattatacgttaattaaaaatgcaataatcaatatttcaatCCATTCAGTAAGGAAAGATGAGTAATTCCTGCAAAAATAGTCTTGAAACAGACATAAATACCGTACTACGAATTAAGTCAATCAATATCTTATTAAATGGTTAACAAATGTATAAGACTAATGttgcattatatattatttgcagaAATTACACACAGGTTTCAAACAGCTAGAAGAGAAGTTCGGCAATTGTTACTGCAATATTTGTTGCCCTGGTTACACAACATGGAATTAGTGGACCCAAATGTACCACCACCCTCCAATCCATTGAGTTATTATCAGGTAAAGtttatagattatttattaaataattttcctattatttactattgatttaaaattaatcttgtAGCAACTTAATCAAAGCTTTAAGTGGAATGGTAACAATGCCGCGATGAATGTTATTGGTATGCATCTTATCATATATGGAAAagagtttaattttttaattgttaaaaaatatttggagGCCCCGGGCATCAATCCCGGTACCTCTCGCATGCTAAGCGAGCGCTCTACCATCTAAACTACGCCCCCTTTAATCCGGTTTATTTCAAGTATCATTTTGGAACAGCAGTGTGATCCAATTTAGTGAAAGGATCAAAAACAAGATTTTGGAGGCGCCGGGCATCGATCCCGGTACCTCTCGCATGCTAAGCGAGCGCTCTACCATCTGAGCTACGCCCCCTCTGATTACCTTccttgagaaattaatttttatatcgaaaataagGGATTCCTAGACAAGTTAGAATTCAGTAGTATAATATAGAAGATGTCAGACGTCAGCTACGGTACTCGGCTGACTGCCATTTGCTACTTCTATACTACTTACATGCTATTCAGATACTATTGGCGATTAGTTCAAttggtttgaaattttatgccCAATGCACtttatgcaatttatattcaacaaaaattgtttatgaaCAATTTAAATACCATTTGTACATAATTGTAATAGAATTCATAGGAAGTTCGCGGTATTAtacacgaaagaaatattcttgaTTTTATAGATGTTTAGAGAAGAAAACAACGttattacacatatatttaGAGAAGGCCATTTTGTGAAAAGTTACGGATAGCCATAATGATTACTATCGAGAAATTTAATACTAGTGGAATATCTGATAGCAAAATATTCTGggtttataattaaaagatgcTTCTGCAAATTTTCTACCTTACAGAGTTTGAATTAAAACCTTTATAGTCAAAAATTTCTTGGAGGCGCCGGGCATCGATCCCGGTACCTCTCGCATGCTAAGCGAGCGCTCTACCATCTGAGCTACGCCCCCTTTGGTCTGATTCCTTTAAATTGTCATTGTAGATTTATAATGTAGTCCAGTTTTAGTGAAAGgagcaaaaatttattttggaGGCGCCGGGTATCGATCCCGGTACCTCTCGCATGCTAAGCGAGCGCTCTACCATCTGAGCTACGCCCCcttcgattttattaattttctctatcAGTTTGCAATATCAAAGTGCtctaattttgataaaaggaTCAAAAGTGAAATCTGAAGACGCCGGGCATCGGCCCCGGTACCTCTCGCATGCTACGCGAACGCTCTACCatctgatttttttttttataacgcTTATTGACCAGTAGATGAATATTACATTTGTATGTTGTTCACAATAAATAATGAACTTCGGTTGTGGAGTGGTTTAGGTAAAAGTACCGATACGTGACGGTACGACATAGCCATACAATGTTTTGTGTGTccgaattacattttttattgttgtaattatataacttAGATTCAAGTCGCTGNNNNNNNNNNNNNNNNNNNNNNNNNNNNNNNNNNNNNNNNNNNNNNNNNNNNNNNNNNNNNNNNNNNNNNNNNNNNNNNNNNNNNNNNNNNNNNNNNNNNNNNNNNNNNNNNNNNNNNNNNNNNNNNNNNNNNNNNNNNNNNNNNNNNNNNNNNNNNNNNNNNNNNNNNNNNNNNNNNNNNNNNNNNNNNNNNNNNNNNNNtttattaattttctctatcAGTTTGCAATATCAAAGTGCtctaattttgataaaaggaTCAAAAGTGAAATCTGAAGACGCCGGGCATCGGTCCTGGTACCTCTCGCATGCTACGCGAACGCTCTACCatctgattttttttttataacgcTTATTGACCAGTAGATGAATATTACATTTGTATGTTGTTCACAATAAACAATGAACTTCGGTTGTGGGGTGGTTTAGGCAAAAGTACTGATACGTGACGGCTCGACATAGCCATAAAATGTTTTGTGTGtccaaattacattttttattgttgtaattatataacttAGATTTAAGTCGCTGTAGGGCGGTGCTTATATACGATAtcgtttttttcttccaaTCTCTGTTCTGAAAACCTGATCGCAAAAACAGGGCAGTTCGGGCACTACCATCTGAGCTACGCCCTTTTGGTCTGATGCATTTAAATTGTCATTGTAGATTTATAATGTAGTCCAGTTTTAGTGAAAGgagcaaaaatttattttggaGGCGCCGGGTATCGATCCCGGTACCTCTCGCATGCTAAGCGAGCGCTCTACCATCTGAGCTACGCCCCcttcgattttattaattttctctatcAGTTTGCAATATCAGAGTGCTCCAATTTTGATAAAAGGATCAAAAGTGAAGTCTGGAGACGCCGGGTATGGATCCCGATACCTGTCGCATACAAAGCGAGCTGTCCACCATATATGTTATGCCCCCCCCCTTTTAGTTTAGTTTTCTGCCTTtatcattttgtaatattaatgtgatccagattttataaaataataataaaaaaaaaatgaaatttctggaGGCGCCGGGTATCGATCCCGGTACCTCTCGCATGCAAAGCGAGCGCTCTACCGTCTGAGCTACGCCCCCCTTTAGTTTTACTTCTTTTACTAATAGTCTTATTTTTCAgtatactttttaaatgattGATGAagtttttttgtttatatacaattgtttgttacatatttatatccttaatgttaaattaaaataaattaatatttaaaattttcgtttgtCTAGTACTATGCAACTGATATGTCTCGCGGTGGAGCACGCAGAGAGGGTTGGGGTAGTGCGGAAGCAACGGAGATGGttttgaacaatttattttatataactgcAAAGGTATCGTATATGAAAGGAAATTACGGCTAACTGCATAacaacagaaattttattatatagttttctGATGAGCATCCTAAAGAGACGGAGGAACTTTGGGCAACACTATGTGGTTGTTGGCCTaacaatttaaaagtaatCATTCGTTACTTAATCATCGTCTCGGGGATGGCGCCACAGGAACTGCTtccatatgtatgtaattgtTTAATCAGAAAACTCATTACTTTTATCTAAAtcattaaatcattaattttatattttaggcGAAGCGTGTTGTCCTGTATTTAGCAAGAGCCCGGCCAGATCGTTTAGTTGACGAGATGATGACTGAATTGCAAACAGTCGAAacattaaattgtttaatcgaAAGAACCGAAACTCCACCTTTTTATAGATTAACTAGTATGAGAAAAGCTTCTTCTCATAGCGATGCTCCAGTTGCTGACCCTGGAAATCCTTCGCGTGATTTGGGCGTTGAAAAAGGTACCATTCATACTAAAAGGCACTCAGGCGAAGATCCTGTTAAAACCAGGTAAGATTTATATCAGGCATAATAgttcgtaatatatttttattaattcactTAATTCAtgtaattaattcatatattctaCTCTATAGTTCCAAATCTGATACTGCGTTACGGGCACTCGTTGGATTTCAAACCCCAAGAGCGGAAAAGACACGGACTGCGAGCGGTCCGCCAGTTCTTCCGGATGATTTGTCCACTCCTACAACAGAAGCCGAAGTACATTAACTTCGTTATTGACTTTATACTTCAATTTATTTTGCGACTGCCTTTTACTCGATATTTTGTGTTTGATTGTAGTTGACTACAGATGAATCTTGTTACGGCACACGGAACGGACCCGTGGgagtaaatggaaaaatttcctGTGGTGGAGAAAAGTTTGATATTCCACAGCCACATCCTTTACCAATGCCTGAATATGGTGGATACTTTGCTCCTTTGACGGAATACCTACCAGATAGTTCGCAACCTATAAGTGGATTCCATAGGTAAGGATAGTTATATATAgttctatttaatttgtacactaaggtaacttttataaatagatttttatttttaaaaataaataatcattctGTAGCATACTCAAAACATCCTCATTGCAATGACTATTACGATTATGAATTTCAGATGCAACATTGCCGTTATGCTGCTGACTGACGTCGTTGTTGATGGCATACAACTTGACTGGGCTATCCATGTTCCTTTAATGTTACATATAGTTTTCCTTGGCTTGGATCATTCAAGACCTCTCGTAAGGGATCACTGTCGTTGtcttttgttaaatttgttgGTTGTCCTCGGGGATCATCGAGATCATCTCGGCGTAGCACGGGTACTATTGGCATCAAAAACTGAACAATTGGGCTTAGGTCTCTCTACTCCAGCTTTACCAATACTCGAACACAACTTCACTGAGGTTGATCCAGAATTTGACAGTTATCTATACGGTCCACCTCCAGCACCACCTTCTACAACACCTCCTCCATCATCTTCACCACCTCCACCTTCatcttctcctcctcctccacctccgcCTCCGCCGCCGCCACCCCCACCGCCTCTTCCACCGGAATCGTCTATATTCAATTCAGCTCCTCCACCACCgccacctcctcctcctccaccacCTTTTCCATCTTCTAATAATGGAACACCTACTCATTCACCTATCCCTAACTTAACATCTACTCCTCCGTTATCAATGAATCACACAAATCAATCAGTTGTGGACAACTGTAAAGATTATTCGAATTCTCATGCATATGGTGAGGAGTTAACATTTACTGTGACTGTATGTATtgttgataatataaaaaggcTAATACAACAACGTTGATTTTACAGAGTCATCCG
The DNA window shown above is from Bombus pyrosoma isolate SC7728 linkage group LG7, ASM1482585v1, whole genome shotgun sequence and carries:
- the LOC122569601 gene encoding neuropeptides capa receptor isoform X2, giving the protein MVHVQRDLVELDLTENILRSVQLYYTPILVYFGSLGNCLSVIVFFGTKLCQYSSSIYLGALAISDTGFLVSVFVVWLNMVEVGLFNKPGFCQFFIYLTTLCSFMSIWLVVAFTIERFIAVEYPLYRQSMCTVTRAKLAVAILTILGLILCSPVLWFSAPRLESNEKGNVTECHLAEGLESWAIVYNVIDTVLTFAIPFTVIIILNVLIARAIYRHIKIRKSLTNEPHIVKERQPYAQSFRNNLAQTKITKMLLVVSSVFLCFNLPAYVFRIHAFLHFQEESNAPRSVELAQQVCNLLFNTNFGINFILFCATGQNFRRAIRCMFLKRFRRRNVTMTQVSNQGKQNGSNFVRSTAGATRQHAIVFTEPWEEFHELNAEMNEQL
- the LOC122569601 gene encoding neuropeptides capa receptor isoform X1 — its product is MVHVQRDLVELDLTENILRSVQLYYTPILVYFGSLGNCLSVIVFFGTKLCQYSSSIYLGALAISDTGFLVSVFVVWLNMVEVGLFNKPGFCQFFIYLTTLCSFMSIWLVVAFTIERFIAVEYPLYRQSMCTVTRAKLAVAILTILGLILCSPVLWFSAPRLESNEKGNVTECHLAEGLESWAIVYNVIDTVLTFAIPFTVIIILNVLIARAIYRHIKIRKSLTNEPHIVKERQPYAQSFRNNLAQTKITKMLLVVSSVFLCFNLPAYVFRIHAFLHFQEESNAPRSVELAQQVCNLLFNTNFGINFILFCATGQNFRRAIRCMFLKRFRRRNVTMTQVSNQGKQNGSNFVRSTAGATRQHAIVFTEPWEEFHELNKAEMNEQL